One window of Sphingobacteriales bacterium genomic DNA carries:
- a CDS encoding GIY-YIG nuclease family protein produces the protein MSKKEFFPPRPSTNPTIYAYELVGVATHKGLLKIGYTDRDAQTRIKEQLGTAAISYRIVFEESAMKRDGSSFTDHDIHRHLRKQCFANPEGEWFKCTLNDLRKAIWEIKTGGCTEANRTLTFGMRPEQEEAVNKSIAYFKSFKKENKDKTPHFLWNAKMRFGKTFAAYQMAKKMGWTKILVLTFKPAVENAWEEDLKTHVDFSGWQFITTKKDGHLNYTDANISKPIVCFGSFQDYLGKNTSTGGIKTKNEWVHATNWDCVIFDEYHYGAWRENAKELFEAEGKKELEFGEGEGIEYFDEEAMPITTHHYLYLSGTPFKAIASGEFIEEQIFNWTYSDEQRAKAEWDDSKGTNPYASLPRMVMMTYQLPDSICKIAELGEFDGFDLNIFFSAEGEGSKARFKYEDEVQKWLDLIRGSISETTVDNLKMGAKKPPLPFSHAPLLNVLNHTFWFLPTVAACHAMANLLKQRQNKFYHDYTVVVAAGTQAGIGVQALPPVLDAMTDNPLESKTITLSCGKLTTGVSVKPWTGIFMLRNSSSPETYFQAAFRVQTPWVIKNPDNKSPNKEEILKEECYVFDFAPNRALRQIADYACRLNVNESNPEKNVEEFINFLPVLAYDGSSMKQVDAAGILDIAMSGTTATLLARRWESALLVNVDNNTLARLMANEEAMQALMNIEGFRNLNQDIETIINKSEAVKKAKKEANDRDLTKKEKTELSDEEKKYKSLRKQIQEKLIKFATRIPVFMYLTDYRERSLKDVITQLEPGLFKKVTGLSVKDFELLVSLGVFNSALMNDAVYKFKRYEDASLEYIGINKHEGQDVGLYDTVLSRKDYEESFVNEPE, from the coding sequence ATGAGTAAAAAAGAATTTTTTCCACCCCGCCCTTCCACCAACCCTACCATTTATGCTTATGAGTTGGTGGGTGTGGCTACGCACAAGGGTTTGCTCAAAATAGGTTATACCGACCGTGATGCACAAACACGTATCAAAGAGCAGTTAGGGACGGCAGCTATTTCCTATAGAATTGTATTTGAAGAATCGGCAATGAAACGTGATGGCAGTTCTTTTACCGACCACGATATTCACCGTCATTTACGAAAGCAATGTTTTGCTAATCCTGAAGGTGAATGGTTCAAATGCACCTTAAACGATTTACGCAAAGCCATTTGGGAAATCAAAACTGGTGGATGCACCGAAGCCAACCGAACGCTTACTTTCGGTATGCGACCCGAGCAGGAAGAAGCGGTCAATAAATCCATTGCCTACTTCAAAAGTTTCAAAAAAGAAAATAAAGACAAAACCCCGCACTTTTTGTGGAATGCCAAAATGCGGTTCGGAAAAACCTTCGCCGCCTATCAGATGGCAAAAAAAATGGGCTGGACAAAAATATTGGTACTGACTTTCAAGCCGGCTGTTGAAAATGCTTGGGAAGAAGACCTAAAAACCCATGTAGATTTTTCCGGTTGGCAGTTCATAACCACTAAAAAAGACGGGCATTTAAACTATACCGATGCCAATATAAGCAAACCCATCGTTTGTTTTGGTTCGTTTCAAGACTATTTAGGCAAAAACACCAGCACAGGCGGAATCAAAACCAAAAACGAATGGGTACACGCCACCAATTGGGATTGTGTAATTTTTGACGAGTACCACTACGGCGCTTGGCGAGAGAACGCCAAAGAGCTTTTTGAAGCCGAGGGCAAAAAAGAATTGGAATTTGGCGAAGGTGAAGGCATAGAATACTTTGACGAAGAAGCCATGCCCATCACTACCCATCATTATTTGTATTTATCAGGTACGCCATTTAAAGCCATTGCTTCGGGTGAGTTTATAGAAGAACAAATCTTCAACTGGACGTATTCGGACGAACAAAGAGCCAAAGCTGAATGGGACGATTCCAAAGGGACTAATCCTTATGCTTCCTTACCCCGAATGGTTATGATGACTTACCAATTGCCCGATTCTATCTGTAAAATTGCAGAATTAGGCGAATTTGATGGGTTTGATTTAAACATATTCTTTTCAGCAGAAGGCGAAGGCTCAAAAGCCCGTTTCAAATACGAAGACGAAGTTCAAAAATGGTTGGATTTGATTCGGGGTTCAATCAGCGAAACCACAGTTGACAACTTGAAAATGGGTGCGAAAAAGCCGCCTTTGCCGTTTTCACACGCTCCATTACTCAATGTATTAAATCATACGTTTTGGTTTCTGCCAACCGTAGCAGCTTGCCACGCAATGGCAAATTTGCTCAAACAGCGCCAAAACAAGTTCTACCACGACTATACCGTAGTGGTTGCAGCAGGTACGCAAGCAGGCATTGGCGTTCAAGCCTTACCACCTGTTTTAGATGCAATGACCGACAATCCATTGGAATCAAAAACCATTACGCTTTCTTGTGGTAAACTCACCACCGGAGTTTCAGTGAAACCGTGGACGGGTATTTTTATGTTGCGCAATTCTTCCAGCCCCGAAACTTATTTTCAGGCAGCTTTCCGAGTGCAAACGCCGTGGGTAATCAAAAACCCAGACAACAAATCGCCCAACAAAGAAGAAATTCTGAAAGAAGAATGTTATGTGTTTGACTTTGCTCCAAACAGAGCATTACGTCAGATAGCTGATTATGCTTGCCGGCTAAATGTCAATGAATCGAATCCCGAAAAGAATGTCGAAGAATTTATCAATTTCCTTCCTGTATTGGCTTATGATGGCAGTTCGATGAAACAAGTAGATGCAGCAGGTATTTTGGACATTGCAATGAGTGGCACAACTGCCACCCTATTGGCAAGACGTTGGGAAAGTGCATTGCTCGTAAACGTGGACAACAACACGCTAGCCCGACTGATGGCAAACGAAGAAGCCATGCAAGCTTTGATGAACATTGAAGGCTTTAGAAACTTGAATCAGGACATTGAAACCATTATCAACAAATCGGAAGCTGTTAAAAAAGCCAAAAAAGAAGCCAACGACCGAGACCTAACTAAAAAAGAGAAAACTGAATTGTCTGACGAAGAAAAGAAATACAAGAGCCTGAGAAAGCAAATCCAAGAAAAGCTAATCAAGTTTGCTACCCGTATTCCAGTATTTATGTACTTAACAGACTACCGAGAGCGAAGCCTAAAAGACGTAATCACACAATTGGAACCGGGACTTTTCAAAAAAGTAACAGGACTTTCTGTAAAGGACTTTGAATTATTGGTAAGTCTTGGCGTGTTCAATTCTGCTTTGATGAACGATGCCGTTTACAAATTCAAACGCTATGAAGATGCAAGTTTGGAATATATTGGAATTAATAAACACGAAGGGCAAGACGTAGGTCTTTACGACACCGTTTTGAGCCGAAAAGACTATGAAGAAAGTTTTGTAAATGAACCCGAATAG
- a CDS encoding virulence RhuM family protein, translating to MKEQQNILIYQTEDGNTKIQVQLTENTVWLTQSDMVELFQSSKSNISEHIKHIFEEGELQENAVVRKFRTTATDGKNYDINHYNLDVIISVGYRVKSLRGTQFRIWATERLREYLIKGFTMNDDLLKQGGGYFEELLDRIRDIRSSEKVFYRKVLEIYATSMDYDPRAGITQQFFQTVQNKLHWAAHGHTAAEVIFQRANSALPFMGLTVFKGKKPTKQEIGVAKNYLSEEELAILNRLVSAYLDIAEINAMQRKPMHMKDWIEVLDGFIKMSRQEVLSHAGKISAEIAQQKALAEYTSYKSKSAYELSEVEKQFIASIEQAENQLKKLKKK from the coding sequence ATGAAAGAACAACAAAACATACTCATCTACCAAACCGAAGACGGTAACACCAAGATACAAGTTCAGTTAACCGAAAACACCGTTTGGCTTACCCAGTCAGATATGGTGGAGCTGTTTCAGTCATCCAAATCGAATATTAGCGAACATATCAAACACATTTTTGAAGAAGGCGAATTGCAGGAAAATGCAGTTGTTCGGAAATTCCGAACAACTGCAACAGACGGTAAAAACTACGATATAAACCACTACAACTTAGATGTCATCATATCAGTAGGTTACAGAGTGAAATCGCTTCGGGGCACACAGTTTCGCATTTGGGCCACCGAACGCTTGCGGGAGTATTTAATCAAGGGCTTTACCATGAACGATGACTTGCTCAAACAAGGAGGGGGCTATTTCGAAGAATTGCTCGACCGCATTAGGGACATTCGTTCATCTGAAAAGGTTTTTTACCGAAAAGTGCTTGAAATTTATGCCACCAGTATGGACTACGACCCGCGAGCAGGTATTACTCAACAGTTTTTTCAAACGGTTCAAAACAAATTGCATTGGGCAGCCCACGGGCACACAGCAGCCGAAGTCATTTTTCAACGCGCTAATTCCGCTTTGCCCTTTATGGGCTTAACGGTATTCAAGGGCAAGAAGCCTACAAAGCAAGAGATAGGCGTGGCAAAAAATTATTTGTCGGAAGAAGAGTTGGCTATTCTCAATCGCCTGGTTTCCGCTTATTTGGATATTGCTGAAATCAATGCCATGCAGCGCAAGCCCATGCACATGAAAGATTGGATTGAAGTGTTGGACGGATTCATAAAAATGAGCCGACAAGAAGTACTTAGCCATGCAGGAAAAATCTCGGCAGAAATCGCACAACAAAAAGCTCTGGCAGAATATACGAGCTATAAAAGCAAATCAGCATACGAACTATCCGAAGTGGAGAAACAATTTATAGCGAGTATTGAGCAGGCTGAAAATCAATTGAAAAAACTGAAAAAGAAATGA
- a CDS encoding Eco57I restriction-modification methylase domain-containing protein, with amino-acid sequence MNNLNYNPDVLTCLANLSNDEVFTPPNLVNDILDLLPAELWSNPNAKFLDPVSKSGVFLREMAKRLMVGLETQIPDKQERINHIFSQQLYGIAITDLTALLSRRSVYCSKTANGKYSICDTFNDEQGNIRYKRMKHTWQNGKCTYCGANQESYDRDDALETYAYNFIHTDKPAKIFNMKFDVIVGNPPYQMSDGGGRDSGAISLYHKFIEQAKKLNPRYLSMIVPARWYSGGKGLDEFRDEMLKDKRLAQIHDFPETSDCFPGLNIRGGVCYFLWDRENKGDCTITNYKNGAVLSTSKRPLLEPKSDVFVRYNEAIEILRKVKKFNEKTFDESVSARKPFGLDSNFSGFKKSKTDKHNILLYRFGDNGFVSEEQVIKNKHWVKEIKVLVSKASPGGDSYPHQIISKPIVADKMSCSTETYLVVGIYKNKKIAENVAKYMQTRFFRFMMSLIKNTQNISRGVFAFVPIQDFNEEWTDEKLFAKYGITDSEIEFIDTLIRPME; translated from the coding sequence ATGAACAACTTGAACTATAACCCTGATGTACTTACTTGCCTGGCTAATCTGAGCAATGACGAAGTTTTTACCCCACCCAACTTGGTAAATGATATTTTGGACTTGCTTCCTGCCGAGTTGTGGAGCAACCCAAACGCCAAGTTTTTAGACCCTGTTTCTAAGAGTGGTGTGTTTTTACGGGAAATGGCAAAGCGACTAATGGTAGGTTTGGAAACCCAAATTCCCGACAAACAGGAACGTATAAACCACATTTTTAGCCAACAGTTGTATGGCATTGCCATTACCGATTTAACGGCCTTGCTATCTCGCAGAAGCGTGTATTGCTCCAAAACTGCCAATGGTAAATACTCCATTTGTGACACATTTAATGATGAACAAGGAAACATTCGCTACAAACGAATGAAACATACTTGGCAAAACGGAAAATGCACCTATTGCGGTGCAAATCAAGAATCATATGACCGTGATGATGCCTTAGAAACATACGCTTACAATTTTATTCACACAGACAAACCAGCAAAAATATTCAATATGAAGTTTGACGTTATCGTTGGAAATCCGCCATATCAAATGAGCGATGGTGGTGGTCGTGATTCAGGTGCAATTTCACTTTATCACAAATTTATAGAACAAGCAAAAAAACTAAATCCAAGATACCTTTCAATGATTGTTCCTGCAAGATGGTATTCAGGCGGAAAAGGACTTGATGAATTTAGAGATGAAATGCTGAAAGATAAAAGATTGGCTCAGATACACGATTTTCCAGAAACGTCTGACTGCTTTCCCGGTTTGAATATTCGTGGTGGAGTTTGCTATTTTCTTTGGGATAGAGAAAATAAAGGAGATTGTACAATTACGAATTACAAAAATGGGGCAGTTTTAAGTACTTCAAAAAGACCGTTATTAGAGCCAAAGTCTGACGTCTTTGTAAGATACAATGAAGCCATTGAGATACTTAGAAAAGTGAAAAAGTTTAATGAAAAGACATTTGATGAAAGTGTAAGTGCAAGAAAACCATTCGGACTTGATTCTAATTTTTCAGGTTTCAAAAAGAGTAAAACGGATAAGCATAATATCCTGCTATATAGATTTGGAGATAATGGATTTGTAAGCGAAGAACAAGTGATAAAGAATAAGCATTGGGTTAAAGAAATAAAAGTCTTGGTTTCCAAAGCCAGTCCAGGTGGAGACTCATATCCTCACCAAATAATTAGTAAACCAATTGTTGCTGATAAAATGTCTTGTAGTACAGAGACATATCTAGTTGTTGGAATTTACAAAAACAAAAAAATTGCAGAGAATGTGGCAAAATATATGCAAACGCGTTTTTTCCGATTTATGATGTCGCTAATCAAAAACACACAAAATATTTCTAGGGGAGTATTTGCTTTCGTTCCTATCCAAGATTTCAACGAAGAATGGACTGATGAGAAATTATTTGCAAAATATGGCATCACAGACAGTGAAATTGAGTTCATTGATACCTTAATAAGACCAATGGAATAA
- a CDS encoding SAM-dependent DNA methyltransferase, whose product MKTDKQVKSKKRVADHGEVFTNEREVNAMLDLVKHETERIDSTFLEPACGNGNFLTEILRRKLKVVADRYKHSQIEFERYAFLAVSSIYGIDLLLDNVVECRHRLLQIFCQFYNSLFQPDANSKIIKSIRYVLSKNIIHGDALTLKTAGLIKDFIVFSEWKLISGNLVVRRDFKFKSLLENRPLETPNLFSDLGEDAFIPTPVQTFKPISLYQIATDEQLEL is encoded by the coding sequence ATAAAGACAGATAAACAAGTAAAATCTAAAAAGCGGGTTGCCGACCACGGTGAAGTGTTTACGAACGAACGTGAAGTAAACGCTATGCTTGATTTGGTAAAGCATGAAACAGAACGAATTGACTCTACCTTCCTTGAACCTGCCTGTGGTAACGGAAATTTCTTAACCGAGATATTAAGAAGAAAGTTAAAAGTTGTTGCCGACAGGTACAAGCATAGCCAAATTGAATTTGAAAGATATGCTTTTCTGGCAGTTAGCAGCATATATGGTATAGACTTATTGTTAGACAACGTTGTTGAGTGCAGACATAGGTTACTGCAAATTTTTTGTCAGTTTTATAACAGCCTCTTTCAGCCCGATGCCAATTCTAAAATTATAAAATCAATTCGATATGTTTTATCGAAAAACATTATTCACGGTGACGCACTAACCCTTAAAACCGCAGGGCTAATTAAAGACTTCATTGTTTTTTCTGAATGGAAACTGATTTCGGGAAACCTTGTAGTAAGACGGGATTTCAAATTTAAATCCTTATTAGAAAACAGACCTTTAGAAACCCCGAATTTGTTTTCTGACCTTGGTGAAGATGCTTTTATACCAACACCCGTACAAACATTTAAGCCAATTAGTTTATATCAAATAGCTACTGATGAACAACTTGAACTATAA
- a CDS encoding FMN-binding negative transcriptional regulator: MYNLPYFKEEDKQILLQFLNEYPFAFLTGSFANGKQVATQIPILVEEQDDCLILQGHIMRQTDHHKAFIENPQALTVFTGPNAYVSASWYSNPQIGSTWNYMSVHLKGNIRFLDEKALISLLKKLTLRFENNNLTSPTIYDNLPVEFLKKMLPAIVAFEIKVEAIENVFKLSQNRDENSYLNIISQLEKLGGDSALIAEQMKKRKEKLFPPDVEWDSNKFLS, translated from the coding sequence ATGTATAACCTTCCGTATTTTAAAGAAGAAGACAAACAAATCTTGCTACAGTTTCTGAATGAATATCCGTTTGCATTTCTTACAGGCAGCTTTGCAAACGGAAAACAAGTAGCTACACAAATTCCAATACTCGTTGAAGAACAGGATGATTGTTTAATTCTCCAAGGCCACATTATGCGACAAACAGACCATCATAAAGCGTTTATTGAAAACCCTCAAGCACTTACCGTATTCACCGGGCCAAACGCTTATGTGAGTGCTTCTTGGTATTCAAATCCCCAAATAGGTTCAACATGGAATTACATGAGCGTTCACCTGAAAGGTAATATCCGCTTTTTGGATGAAAAAGCCTTGATTTCCCTCCTGAAAAAACTAACCTTGCGGTTTGAAAACAACAACCTGACTTCTCCAACCATTTATGATAATCTTCCGGTTGAGTTTTTAAAAAAGATGCTGCCTGCAATAGTTGCTTTTGAAATAAAAGTAGAGGCAATCGAAAATGTTTTCAAACTCAGTCAGAACAGAGATGAAAATAGCTACCTGAACATTATTTCCCAACTCGAAAAGTTGGGCGGAGATAGTGCGCTGATTGCAGAACAAATGAAAAAACGAAAGGAAAAACTTTTCCCTCCTGATGTGGAATGGGACAGCAATAAGTTCTTATCCTGA
- a CDS encoding transposase codes for MVCRSFGAAFRNAPYSGFVFLCFSDSCGETEIISDGGRASRTDRGGQEADSGTEKEGISWQATQCRRQMFGSWQEARQQNRPKQPNPTASFRAFTALLNKLLSCLPGINLTYMVADCAYASADYFSAVTKTGLHLITRLPVNAALVYAYSDPVAPKHRGRPKNTEKK; via the coding sequence ATGGTTTGTCGAAGTTTTGGAGCAGCATTCAGAAATGCCCCATATTCGGGATTTGTTTTTTTGTGCTTCTCTGATAGCTGTGGGGAAACGGAAATCATATCCGATGGTGGTAGAGCAAGTCGTACAGACAGAGGGGGACAGGAAGCGGATAGCGGAACAGAAAAAGAAGGCATTAGCTGGCAAGCGACGCAGTGCCGAAGGCAGATGTTTGGTTCGTGGCAGGAAGCAAGGCAGCAAAACCGACCCAAGCAGCCCAATCCTACGGCATCCTTTCGGGCATTCACCGCCTTGTTAAACAAGTTGCTTTCGTGCTTACCGGGCATCAACCTGACCTATATGGTAGCAGACTGTGCTTATGCCTCGGCAGATTATTTCTCTGCGGTAACAAAGACCGGACTTCACCTGATTACCCGTTTGCCTGTAAATGCCGCCCTCGTCTATGCCTACTCAGACCCAGTAGCCCCAAAACATCGGGGAAGACCCAAAAATACGGAGAAAAAGTAG